A stretch of Mucilaginibacter terrae DNA encodes these proteins:
- a CDS encoding carboxypeptidase-like regulatory domain-containing protein, with translation MKSLLFLIACLLLPYLLFAQTLRGMVYHEGTDSVIANASVYYSGSTIGTTTNSIGEFHLQAKSGQVPLVISCVGYQSAEVSNYTPEQPLKIYLKPKQFELEGVIVTSDGMSREEKVRIFTREFIGTSPYAQSCTIENIDDVDLYYNRGTQTLTAECSRPLIINNKLFGYNINYYLNNFKRSNEHISFTGNYVFKDVALPADQKRVIRNRAHVYEESRMQFIRALWSRTLNNNGFKIYRTNYTRLNAIRHDSNTCI, from the coding sequence ATGAAAAGCTTGCTGTTTTTAATTGCATGTTTGCTTTTGCCATACTTACTGTTTGCCCAAACCCTCCGCGGAATGGTTTACCACGAAGGCACCGACAGCGTTATAGCCAATGCCAGCGTTTACTACAGCGGCTCAACTATTGGCACAACAACCAACAGCATCGGGGAGTTTCATTTGCAGGCCAAAAGCGGACAAGTGCCTTTGGTTATTAGCTGTGTTGGCTATCAATCGGCCGAAGTAAGTAATTATACACCTGAGCAGCCTTTAAAAATTTATCTCAAACCAAAGCAATTTGAGTTGGAGGGCGTAATCGTAACTTCTGATGGAATGAGCCGGGAAGAAAAGGTGCGCATTTTTACCCGGGAGTTTATAGGCACATCACCCTATGCCCAAAGTTGTACCATTGAAAATATTGATGATGTTGACTTATATTACAACAGGGGAACTCAAACGCTCACAGCTGAGTGCAGTAGGCCCCTCATTATTAACAATAAGTTATTTGGATATAACATTAATTATTATCTCAATAATTTTAAAAGAAGTAATGAGCATATATCTTTTACAGGTAACTATGTTTTTAAAGATGTGGCTTTACCTGCCGATCAAAAAAGGGTGATCCGTAATCGTGCCCATGTTTATGAGGAATCACGTATGCAGTTTATCAGGGCATTGTGGAGTCGCACACTCAATAATAACGGGTTCAAAATATATCGCACTAATTACACACGGTTAAACGCGATTCGGCACGACAGCAATACTTGTATTTAA
- a CDS encoding DUF2927 domain-containing protein: MPLTKFSYIDKDGFYGAGLRWSGKLSNQRIGDLLPFEYQPQNKIINKADTNDDQINAVFDNEKVAETIKSVSINKSKSLKLFKSIVLGKGYVANDLQFVRKWQRPVYYKIYGDLNDTSSNNALQYNIRQFFKRLAGVSGLTIQSATSDSLANFSIVLGDIKKYYDVIADDARAYFTANKSSTGYSNYNPNGISRTVQRIAVDGFTYQLTWVKVRSQILNGLGFMGKVNAPAKSLFYEGVYSWSPGKPFEDFDDEIIKSLYSNAVRTGMEDADLDNLKITPTINN, encoded by the coding sequence ATGCCGCTAACCAAGTTTTCGTACATTGATAAAGATGGATTTTATGGCGCAGGGCTACGGTGGTCGGGTAAGTTGAGTAACCAGCGTATTGGTGATTTGTTACCGTTCGAATATCAGCCCCAAAACAAAATAATTAACAAAGCAGATACAAACGACGACCAGATAAACGCCGTGTTTGATAATGAAAAAGTAGCGGAAACCATTAAAAGCGTATCTATAAATAAAAGTAAATCCCTCAAGCTTTTTAAAAGCATTGTTTTAGGCAAAGGCTATGTGGCCAATGATCTGCAGTTTGTGCGTAAATGGCAAAGGCCGGTTTACTACAAAATATATGGTGATCTGAATGATACCAGCAGTAACAATGCGCTGCAATACAATATCAGGCAGTTTTTTAAGCGCTTAGCAGGTGTCTCGGGGTTAACTATACAATCTGCAACAAGCGATAGTTTGGCCAACTTCAGCATTGTATTGGGCGATATAAAAAAGTACTACGATGTGATTGCCGATGATGCCCGTGCATACTTTACGGCCAATAAAAGCAGTACAGGGTATTCAAATTACAATCCCAACGGTATAAGCCGTACAGTACAGCGCATTGCGGTTGATGGCTTTACCTATCAGCTGACCTGGGTAAAGGTGCGGTCGCAAATTTTGAACGGGTTGGGTTTTATGGGTAAGGTTAATGCTCCGGCCAAAAGTCTTTTTTATGAGGGGGTGTACTCGTGGTCGCCGGGCAAGCCTTTTGAAGATTTTGATGATGAAATAATAAAGTCTTTGTACAGCAACGCTGTACGCACCGGTATGGAGGATGCCGATCTGGATAATTTAAAAATAACTCCAACGATAAATAATTAG
- a CDS encoding zinc metallopeptidase: MNNYLIILNYIGAGGLNSGWLLMIAIAIISMIVQWRFRSKFKEYAEIPLTSGLSGAEVAERMLRDHGISNVQVMSVEGQLTDHYNPENRTVNLSPDVYHSRSVAAAAVAAHECGHAVQHAQSYSWLSFRSAMVPIVQTASTMVQWTLMIGVMLLFFSNSPTVLFIGVVALGVVTAFSFVTLPVEFDASRRALAWLDNNYNVMQTKQEHAEAKDALWWAAMTYVVAALSSLATLLYYLQLLNSRRD; the protein is encoded by the coding sequence ATGAATAATTACCTCATCATACTAAATTATATAGGTGCCGGCGGATTAAATTCGGGCTGGTTGCTGATGATTGCAATTGCTATCATCAGCATGATCGTACAATGGCGTTTCAGAAGCAAGTTTAAAGAGTACGCTGAAATACCGCTAACATCAGGATTATCGGGTGCTGAAGTGGCCGAGCGTATGCTGCGCGATCATGGTATCAGCAACGTACAGGTAATGTCGGTTGAAGGACAACTTACCGACCATTACAATCCCGAAAATCGCACAGTAAATTTGAGCCCCGATGTTTACCACAGCCGTAGCGTTGCCGCTGCTGCCGTTGCTGCGCACGAATGCGGCCATGCCGTTCAACATGCGCAATCTTACAGCTGGTTAAGCTTCCGTTCGGCCATGGTGCCTATTGTGCAAACAGCTTCAACCATGGTGCAGTGGACGCTAATGATTGGTGTTATGCTGTTATTTTTTTCAAACAGCCCTACCGTACTATTCATTGGTGTAGTTGCTTTGGGTGTGGTAACCGCATTCAGCTTTGTTACACTACCGGTTGAGTTTGATGCCAGTCGTCGTGCTTTGGCCTGGTTAGATAACAATTACAACGTTATGCAAACCAAGCAGGAACATGCCGAAGCCAAAGATGCCCTATGGTGGGCCGCCATGACCTACGTAGTAGCGGCATTAAGTTCGTTAGCTACTTTATTGTACTACCTGCAATTGCTAAACAGCCGCAGAGACTAA
- a CDS encoding UDP-N-acetylmuramoyl-tripeptide--D-alanyl-D-alanine ligase: protein MVIEQLYALYKQHPIISTDTRKIAPGSLFFALKGDKFDANTFAAQAVEAGAAYAVIDDAAYRVSEQFILVEDVLTTLQDLARYHRKQLQIPVIGLTGSNGKTTTKELIYAVLSQQFNTLATQGNLNNHIGVPLTVLSINNSHQMAVVEMGANHQKEIEFLCTIAQPTHGLITNIGKAHLEGFGGMEGVKKGKGELYDYLKTTNGVAFINSSSADLMLMQQARELTNVVYYGQSAMSAVHGNLTGNAPYLSLQWATANNLTEQHIASHLTGEYNFDNILAAICIGNYFELSATQINDGIEGYQPKNNRSQIVKTNTNTLICDYYNANPSSMAVAIANLNNLQADRKVMILGDMFEMGKEAAAEHQSIIKLALATPADEHIFVGHEFYAQNPGKGTFYKTAEEAIESIKANPVTQATVLIKGSRGMALERLVAHL, encoded by the coding sequence ATGGTAATCGAACAATTATACGCCCTCTACAAGCAGCACCCTATTATCAGTACCGATACGCGCAAAATTGCCCCCGGCAGTTTATTTTTTGCTTTAAAGGGCGATAAGTTTGATGCCAATACCTTTGCCGCCCAAGCCGTAGAAGCCGGGGCTGCTTATGCTGTAATTGATGATGCAGCTTACCGCGTTTCGGAGCAGTTTATTTTGGTTGAGGATGTGCTGACCACCTTACAGGATTTAGCCCGATACCACCGCAAACAACTACAAATACCTGTTATCGGCTTAACTGGTTCTAACGGAAAAACCACCACTAAAGAGCTCATTTATGCCGTGCTATCGCAACAGTTTAACACGCTGGCTACGCAAGGTAACTTAAACAACCATATTGGTGTTCCGCTTACTGTTTTAAGTATAAATAACAGCCACCAGATGGCAGTGGTTGAAATGGGTGCCAATCATCAAAAAGAGATAGAGTTTTTATGCACCATAGCCCAACCTACCCACGGTTTAATAACTAATATTGGCAAAGCCCACCTCGAAGGCTTTGGCGGTATGGAAGGCGTTAAAAAAGGCAAAGGCGAATTGTACGATTACCTGAAAACCACCAACGGGGTTGCATTTATAAACAGCAGCAGTGCCGATTTAATGCTCATGCAGCAAGCCCGCGAATTGACCAACGTGGTGTATTACGGGCAATCGGCTATGTCGGCAGTGCATGGTAACCTAACCGGTAATGCGCCTTACTTGTCGTTACAATGGGCAACGGCTAATAACTTAACCGAGCAGCATATTGCCTCGCACCTTACCGGCGAGTATAACTTTGATAATATTTTAGCTGCTATTTGCATTGGTAATTACTTTGAGCTATCGGCTACGCAGATAAACGACGGCATTGAGGGCTATCAGCCTAAAAACAACCGATCGCAAATTGTTAAAACCAATACCAATACACTGATTTGCGATTATTATAATGCTAACCCCAGCAGCATGGCCGTGGCCATTGCCAACCTAAATAACTTACAGGCCGACCGTAAAGTAATGATACTGGGCGATATGTTTGAAATGGGCAAAGAGGCCGCTGCCGAACACCAATCGATAATTAAACTGGCTTTAGCCACACCAGCCGATGAACATATTTTTGTTGGCCATGAGTTTTACGCACAAAACCCCGGTAAAGGCACTTTTTACAAAACTGCCGAGGAGGCAATTGAAAGCATAAAAGCCAATCCTGTAACTCAAGCCACGGTGCTTATCAAAGGCTCGCGCGGCATGGCACTTGAACGTTTGGTAGCCCATTTATAA
- a CDS encoding LysE family translocator, whose product MIFLTFFLGLIANFIGYIPPGNINLTLTQITINRGMRQALRFVTAFSCVEFFFTMFIMQAAQWLAEQPHVSTIIDWVMIALFTTMGTITWLNRNKPPKPKYSDRESIRYGIIMGFINPMQIPFWMIAGTYMLAHEWILPGMFALCVFSLGSACGSFLCLYAYAHFAKYIQSKFALSTQLINKSIAALFFALALYHVGKQVYLAFFKVA is encoded by the coding sequence ATGATTTTCCTGACGTTTTTCCTGGGACTGATAGCTAATTTTATCGGCTATATTCCACCGGGTAATATCAACCTAACACTTACGCAAATTACCATTAACCGCGGTATGCGTCAGGCATTGCGATTTGTTACCGCCTTTTCCTGCGTTGAGTTCTTTTTCACCATGTTTATTATGCAGGCCGCGCAATGGCTGGCCGAGCAGCCGCACGTAAGCACCATTATTGATTGGGTGATGATCGCCCTATTCACCACCATGGGAACCATTACCTGGCTTAACCGCAATAAACCACCCAAGCCTAAGTATTCAGATCGCGAGAGCATTCGCTATGGCATTATTATGGGTTTTATAAACCCCATGCAAATTCCGTTTTGGATGATAGCCGGCACTTACATGCTGGCCCATGAGTGGATATTGCCCGGCATGTTTGCCCTTTGTGTATTTAGCTTGGGTTCGGCCTGTGGTTCATTTTTATGCCTGTATGCTTACGCGCATTTTGCCAAATATATTCAAAGTAAGTTTGCACTGAGCACGCAGCTCATTAACAAAAGTATTGCGGCTTTATTTTTTGCTTTGGCGCTGTATCATGTGGGTAAGCAGGTGTATTTGGCTTTCTTTAAGGTTGCATAA
- a CDS encoding ABC transporter substrate-binding protein gives MPANNIIYQLSNITQQSLEELQERLDIIEHKLKFIDKKPTVACLEWLDPLTIAGNLLPEMVTIAGGTPVLVAAGEQSLAIDWQDIQQADPEILVVIVRGLSVERTMREIGLLLQQPGFADLQAIKNKRLYIADGEQFFYYNNAGIVDSIEMLAEIIQPKQFIFGNEGEGWIKFEV, from the coding sequence ATGCCCGCAAACAACATTATATACCAACTCTCTAATATTACCCAGCAATCATTAGAAGAACTACAGGAACGCCTGGATATTATTGAACACAAGCTTAAGTTTATTGATAAAAAGCCAACGGTAGCTTGCCTTGAATGGCTCGACCCGTTAACTATTGCCGGAAACCTGTTGCCCGAAATGGTAACTATAGCTGGAGGTACCCCTGTTTTAGTAGCTGCCGGAGAGCAATCATTGGCAATTGACTGGCAAGACATTCAACAAGCCGACCCCGAAATTCTTGTTGTGATAGTTCGTGGTTTATCAGTTGAGCGCACCATGCGCGAAATTGGCCTCCTGTTGCAACAGCCCGGCTTTGCCGATTTGCAGGCTATCAAAAACAAACGGCTATATATAGCCGATGGTGAACAGTTTTTCTACTACAACAATGCCGGTATAGTGGATTCGATAGAAATGCTGGCCGAAATTATCCAACCTAAACAATTTATTTTTGGTAATGAAGGGGAGGGGTGGATTAAGTTTGAGGTGTGA